From Vitis vinifera cultivar Pinot Noir 40024 chromosome 14, ASM3070453v1, a single genomic window includes:
- the LOC100265534 gene encoding GDSL esterase/lipase At5g37690, giving the protein MARLNVLAFAVLAMATMAAIPAADSAQPSLLTFIFGDSLTEVGNNNFLQYSLAKSNYPWYGIDYKGGQATGRFTNGRTIGDIISSKLGIPSPPPHLSLSKAEDAILKGANYASGGAGILNETGLYFIQRLTFEDQINAFDKTNQAVKAKLGGVAADKLFNEAVFFIGIGSNDYVNNFLQPFLADAQQYTPEEFVELLVSTLDHQLSRLYQLGARKMMFHGLGPLGCIPSQRVKSKRGECLKQVNRWALQFNSKVKNLLISLKRRLPTAQLTFVDTYHDVLDLINNPGAYGFKVSNTSCCNVASLGGLCLPNSKLCKNRTEFVFWDAFHPSDAANAVLADRIFSTVFSQSHSPSPAPSSGGRPHHPHHPHH; this is encoded by the exons ATGGCAAGGCTAAACGTACTGGCTTTTGCAGTGTTGGCCATGGCCACCATGGCAGCCATACCAGCTGCGGATTCAGCCCAGCCCTCGCTACTCACCTTCATCTTCGGTGATTCCTTGACAGAAGTTGGAAACAACAATTTTCTGCAATACTCCCTCGCTAAATCCAATTATCCTTGGTACGGTATTGACTATAAAGGCGGGCAGGCCACCGGAAGGTTCACCAACGGGAGGACTATCGGCGATATAATAT CTTCCAAGCTTGGGATCCCATCACCACCGCCTCATCTTTCCTTGTCAAAAGCCGAAGATGCGATCCTTAAAGGGGCTAATTATGCTTCTGGTGGAGCAGGGATTCTCAATGAAACTGGACTCTACTTT ATTCAAAGACTAACCTTTGAGGATCAAATCAATGCGTTTGACAAGACCAACCAAGCAGTCAAGGCAAAACTTGGAGGAGTGGCAGCAGACAAGCTTTTCAACGAGGCCGTCTTCTTCATTGGAATTG gtAGCAATGACTATGTCAACAATTTCTTGCAACCTTTTCTGGCAGATGCCCAACAGTACACGCCTGAGGAGTTTGTGGAACTTTTGGTCTCCACGTTGGACCACCAACTTTCG AGACTCTACCAACTGGGTGCACGAAAGATGATGTTCCACGGGCTTGGCCCATTAGGCTGCATTCCTTCGCAAAGGGTTAAATCAAAGCGAGGCGAATGCCTAAAGCAAGTCAATAGATGGGCGCTGCAATTCAACTCCAAAGTAAAGAATCTATTGATCTCTCTGAAACGACGCCTCCCAACTGCACAACTCACATTTGTAGACACTTACCACGATGTTTTGGATCTAATCAACAATCCTGGCGCCTACG GATTTAAGGTGTCCAATACCTCATGTTGCAATGTAGCAAGCCTTGGAGGACTATGTTTGCCTAACTCAAAGCTGTGCAAGAATCGTACCGAGTTCGTGTTTTGGGATGCCTTCCATCCCTCGGATGCGGCAAATGCAGTGCTTGCTGATAGAATCTTCTCCACCGTCTTTTCTCAATCACATTCTCCATCCCCTGCCCCTTCCTCTGGAGGACGCCCACATCATCCTCATCACCCTCATCACTGA
- the LOC104881543 gene encoding trafficking protein particle complex II-specific subunit 130 homolog — protein sequence MKWRVERLKEFDENAVSQNNDEVLYEVNASENWMIVGKKRGHVSLSTKQGSRIVISILCMPLMAGYVHPPKLGLPNVDEANISCTPAGPHLVCVLPPVFSSSFCILA from the exons ATGAAATGGAGAGTTGAAAGGTTGAAGGAATTTGATGAGAATGCAGTTTCTCAAAACAAT GATGAGGTATTATACGAAGTCAATGCATCtgagaattggatgattgtCGGGAAGAAGAGAGGCCATGTATCACTCTCAACAAAGCAAG GTTCGAGGATAGTTATTTCTATTTTGTGCATGCCATTGATGGCCGGATACGTACATCCCCCAAAGCTTGGGCTTCCAAACGTTGATGAGGCAAATATAAGTTGTACCCCTGCTGGCCCCCACCTGGTCTGTGTTTTGCCTCCTGTTTTCAGCTCTTCTTTCTGTATTCTAGCATGA